In one Lolium rigidum isolate FL_2022 chromosome 3, APGP_CSIRO_Lrig_0.1, whole genome shotgun sequence genomic region, the following are encoded:
- the LOC124696985 gene encoding mitogen-activated protein kinase kinase 9-like yields MALVRQRRQLPHLTLPLDHFALRPPPAPPAAAPPPTDAPRLSDYERISLLGQGNGGTVYKARHRRTSHPYALKLFTAEDPSAAREAEILILATGAPHVVRLHAVIPSPATHQPAALALELLPGGSLSGLLRRLGRAMPERPIAAVARQALLGLDALHALRVVHRDLKPANILVGAAGEVKIADFGAGKVLRRRLDPCASYVGTAAYMSPERFHPDAYSGDYDPYAADVWSLGVAVLELYLGHFPLLPAGQRPDWSALMCAICFGDAPEAPAAASEDFRDFVARCLEKKAGQRASVAELLLHPFIAGKDADEAQRSLAALVAEAAELGDQ; encoded by the coding sequence atggctctcgtccgccagcgccgccagcTACCGCACCTCACCCTCCCGCTCGACCACTTCGCTCTTCGCCCGCCACccgccccgcccgccgccgccccaccgcCAACCGACGCGCCCCGCCTCTCCGACTACGAGCGCATCTCCCTCCTGGGCCAGGGCAACGGCGGCACCGTCTACAAGGCGCGCCACCGCCGCACGTCCCACCCCTACGCGCTCAAGCTCTTCACCGCCGAGGACCCCTCGGCGGCCCGCGAGGCCGAGATCCTCATCCTCGCGACCGGCGCGCCGCACGTCGTGCGCCTGCACGCCGTCATCCCGTCCCCGGCCACGCACCAACCCGCCGCGCTCGCCCTCGAGCTCCTCCCCGGCGGCTCCCTCTCGGGCCTCCTCCGCCGGCTCGGCCGCGCCATGCCCGAGCGCCccatcgccgccgtcgcccgccaggccctcctcggcctcgacGCGCTGCACGCGCTCCGCGTCGTGCACCGCGACCTCAAGCCCGCCAACATCCTCGTCGGGGCCGCCGGCGAGGTCAAGATCGCGGACTTCGGGGCCGGCAAGGTGCTCCGGCGCCGGCTCGACCCCTGCGCGTCCTACGTCGGCACGGCCGCGTACATGTCGCCCGAGCGGTTCCACCCCGACGCATACTCCGGCGACTACGACCCCTACGCCGCGGATGTGTGGAGCCTCGGCGTCGCCGTCCTCGAGCTCTACCTCGGCCACTTCCCGCTCCTCCCCGCCGGCCAGCGCCCCGACTGGTCCGCGCTCATGTGTGCCATCTGCTTCGGGGACGCGCCCGAGGCGCCCGCCGCCGCGTCCGAGGACTTCCGGGACTTCGTGGCAAGGTGCCTCGAGAAGAAGGCCGGGCAGCGCGCGTCCGTCGCAGAGCTGCTCTTGCACCCGTTCATCGCCGGTAAGGACGCGGACGAGGCGCAGCGATCCCTCGCCGCGCTCGTCGCCGAGGCGGCCGAGCTCGGCGACCAATAG